In Pectobacterium aroidearum, the following are encoded in one genomic region:
- the betB gene encoding betaine-aldehyde dehydrogenase, which produces MSRYGLQQLYINGAYVDSSGDDRFDAVNPANGEIIAQLQSATVADVDRAVIAAAAGQKIWAAMTAMERSRILRRAVDILRERNDELALLETHDTGKPLSETRTVDIVTGADVLEYYAGLIPMLEGQQIPLRDTSFAYTRREPLGVVAGIGAWNYPIQIALWKSAPALAAGNAMIFKPSEVTSLTALKLAEIYTEAGLPAGVFNVLTGTGQSVGQALTTHPGIAKVSFTGGIASGKTVMANAAGSTLKDVTMELGGKSPLIVFEDADLDKAADIAMMANFFSSGQVCTNGTRVFVPQALQTQFEEKILARVQRIRIGNPTDEAVNFGPLVSFPHRESVLRYIESGKREGARVLVGGEPMTDEKYAQGAFVAPTVFTDCRDDMKIVREEIFGPVMSILTYQNEAEVIHRANDSEYGLAAGIVTGDLNRAHRVIHQLEAGICWINTWGESPAEMPVGGYKHSGVGRENGITTLEHYTQIKSVQVELGEFRSVF; this is translated from the coding sequence ATGTCTCGCTACGGTTTACAACAGCTTTATATCAACGGCGCTTATGTCGACAGCTCGGGTGACGATAGGTTTGATGCAGTAAATCCCGCAAATGGCGAGATCATCGCTCAGCTCCAGTCGGCCACTGTTGCTGATGTTGATCGTGCGGTCATTGCCGCCGCCGCAGGGCAGAAGATATGGGCGGCGATGACGGCGATGGAGCGCTCGCGTATTTTACGCCGTGCCGTGGATATCCTGCGTGAACGCAATGATGAGCTCGCGTTACTTGAAACGCACGACACTGGCAAACCGCTCTCAGAAACGCGCACCGTCGATATCGTGACCGGCGCGGATGTTCTGGAATATTACGCGGGGTTGATTCCCATGCTCGAAGGGCAGCAGATCCCCCTGCGTGATACCTCGTTCGCCTATACCCGCCGTGAACCGCTTGGTGTGGTCGCAGGCATCGGTGCCTGGAACTATCCGATTCAGATCGCATTGTGGAAATCGGCCCCTGCGCTGGCGGCGGGCAATGCAATGATCTTCAAACCCAGCGAAGTCACGTCGCTTACTGCGCTGAAACTGGCAGAAATCTACACCGAGGCTGGATTACCGGCTGGCGTATTCAACGTGCTGACGGGAACGGGACAATCCGTTGGTCAGGCGCTGACCACGCATCCTGGGATTGCCAAAGTCTCTTTCACGGGAGGGATTGCCAGCGGGAAAACGGTAATGGCCAATGCCGCAGGCTCGACGCTGAAAGACGTTACGATGGAGCTGGGTGGGAAATCGCCGCTGATCGTTTTTGAGGATGCCGATCTGGATAAGGCGGCGGATATCGCCATGATGGCGAACTTTTTCAGCTCAGGGCAGGTGTGTACCAACGGTACACGCGTCTTCGTTCCGCAGGCATTGCAGACGCAGTTTGAGGAAAAAATTCTGGCGCGTGTTCAGCGCATTCGTATCGGTAACCCGACTGATGAAGCCGTAAATTTTGGTCCACTGGTTAGCTTCCCGCACAGAGAATCTGTACTGCGCTACATCGAAAGCGGAAAGCGCGAAGGTGCTCGCGTGCTGGTGGGCGGCGAACCGATGACTGACGAGAAATATGCACAAGGTGCATTCGTTGCCCCTACGGTGTTCACGGATTGTCGGGACGATATGAAGATTGTGCGGGAAGAAATTTTTGGCCCGGTCATGAGTATTCTGACGTATCAAAATGAGGCTGAGGTTATCCACCGTGCCAATGATAGCGAATATGGGCTGGCGGCCGGTATTGTGACCGGAGATTTGAATCGGGCACATCGGGTTATCCATCAGCTTGAGGCGGGGATCTGCTGGATCAACACCTGGGGTGAATCTCCGGCTGAAATGCCAGTGGGCGGCTACAAACATTCGGGTGTTGGCCGTGAAAACGGCATAACAACGTTGGAACACTATACGCAAATTAAATCTGTACAGGTTGAACTGGGTGAATTCCGCTCGGTATTTTAA
- the phoH gene encoding phosphate starvation-inducible protein PhoH, whose protein sequence is MGRQKAVIKARREAKRVIRRESRSHRQREEESVTSLVQMGGIEAIGMARENRDNSVIQARTAAQEHYLSAIENKQLIFATGEAGCGKTYLSAAKAAEALIHKEVERIIVTRPVLQADEDLGFLPGDIAEKFAPYFRPVYDILLRRLGASFMQYCLRPEIAKVEIAPFAYMRGRTFENAVVILDEAQNVTVNQMKMFLTRLGENVTVIVNGDVTQCDLPAGVKSGLRDALERFVEDDMIGVVSFGKEDCVRSALCQRTLHAYG, encoded by the coding sequence ATGGGAAGACAAAAAGCAGTGATCAAAGCTCGTCGTGAAGCAAAACGCGTTATTCGTCGTGAGTCGCGTAGCCATCGTCAGCGTGAGGAAGAATCGGTCACTTCTCTGGTACAGATGGGCGGGATTGAAGCAATCGGCATGGCGCGTGAGAATCGCGATAATTCCGTTATTCAAGCTCGTACGGCTGCCCAGGAACATTACTTGTCTGCGATAGAAAACAAACAGTTGATTTTTGCCACAGGCGAAGCTGGCTGCGGTAAAACGTATCTGAGCGCTGCGAAAGCGGCGGAGGCACTAATCCATAAAGAGGTTGAGCGTATTATTGTTACGCGGCCAGTATTACAGGCCGACGAGGATCTTGGCTTTTTACCTGGAGATATTGCGGAGAAATTTGCGCCTTATTTCCGCCCGGTTTACGACATACTTTTGCGTCGGCTGGGGGCCTCTTTCATGCAATACTGTTTGCGGCCGGAAATTGCCAAAGTTGAAATTGCGCCTTTTGCGTATATGCGCGGGCGGACATTTGAAAATGCAGTTGTGATTTTGGATGAGGCGCAAAACGTGACGGTGAACCAAATGAAAATGTTCCTGACGCGTTTAGGCGAGAATGTCACGGTTATCGTCAATGGTGATGTGACGCAGTGCGACTTGCCGGCTGGTGTGAAATCCGGCCTGCGCGACGCGCTGGAGCGCTTTGTTGAGGATGACATGATTGGCGTGGTCTCTTTCGGTAAAGAGGACTGTGTGCGTTCGGCGCTGTGCCAGCGCACGCTCCATGCCTATGGCTGA
- a CDS encoding RNA polymerase sigma factor FliA, translated as MSDLYTAEGTMDKNSLWKRYVPLVRHEALRLQVRLPASVELDDLLQAGGIGLLSAVERYDSLQGTAFTTYAVQRIRGSMLDELRSRDWAPRSVRRNAREVAQAMQQAEQQLGRTPTEQEVAQALNITLEDYRQILLDTNNSQLFSYDEWREEHGDSAEALLEGNEDANPLHQLMEGNLRHRVMDAIESLPEREKLVLTLYYQEELNLKEIGAVLEVGESRVSQLHSQAIKRLRVKLMNDV; from the coding sequence GTGAGCGATTTGTATACCGCCGAAGGCACAATGGATAAAAATTCCCTTTGGAAGCGCTATGTTCCACTAGTGCGCCATGAAGCCTTGCGTTTACAGGTTCGTCTCCCCGCGAGTGTTGAGCTTGACGATCTGCTACAGGCTGGTGGTATCGGCTTGCTCAGCGCAGTCGAGCGTTATGATTCGTTGCAAGGTACGGCGTTTACTACCTATGCCGTTCAACGAATCCGCGGTTCGATGCTGGATGAATTACGCAGTCGTGATTGGGCTCCACGCAGTGTACGGCGTAATGCGCGGGAAGTGGCACAAGCAATGCAGCAGGCTGAACAACAGCTCGGTCGTACTCCAACAGAGCAGGAGGTTGCGCAGGCCCTGAATATCACGCTTGAGGATTATCGTCAGATATTGCTGGATACGAACAACAGCCAGCTTTTCTCTTACGATGAATGGCGTGAGGAACATGGTGATAGCGCAGAGGCTCTACTGGAAGGCAATGAAGATGCGAATCCATTGCATCAATTGATGGAAGGCAATTTGCGCCATCGTGTGATGGACGCGATTGAAAGCCTGCCAGAGCGTGAGAAATTGGTATTGACGCTTTACTATCAGGAAGAGTTGAACCTGAAAGAAATCGGTGCCGTTCTCGAAGTCGGTGAGTCGAGGGTCAGTCAGTTGCATAGCCAGGCGATAAAGCGCCTGCGCGTGAAATTAATGAACGATGTTTAA
- a CDS encoding choline transporter, which produces MPASETTTQQDRLNPVVFYTSAGLILTFSLMTMLFNKEANAWITHALNWVSATFGWYYLLAATLYIVFVIFIASSRFGSIKLGPEQSKPEFSLMSWAAMLFAAGIGIDLMFFSVAEPITQYMMPPEGQGQTMEAARQAMVWTLFHYGLTGWSMYALMGIALGYFSYRYNLPLTIRSALYPIFGKRINGPIGHSVDIAAVLGTIFGIATTLGIGVVQLNYGLKVLFQIPENLTVQASLILLSVIMATVSVTSGVNRGIRFLSELNVLLALGLILFLLFWGDTEFLLNALVLNVGDYINRFTGMTLNSFAFDRPTEWMNSWTLFFWAWWVAWAPFVGLFLARISRGRTIRQFVVGTLIIPFVFTLLWLSIFGNSALYQVIHGNLDFANEVMQHPERGFYSLLAQYPGFSLSASVATITGLLFYVTSADSGSLVLGNFTSRLGDINNDAPNWLRIFWSVAIGLLTLGMLMTNGVSALQNTTVIMGLPFSFVMFFIMAGLYKSLRVEDYRKASSLQTSAPIPISGDDRLNWKQRISRVMNFPGTTHTQKMLDNVCKAAMEDVARELRLRGANVEVNELPPVEDERLNHLELLVDLGDEQNFLYQIWPQRYSVPAFTYRARSGKSDYYRLETFLLEGSQGNDLMDYSKEQVINDILDQYERHLNFLHINREAPGNTLTFPDA; this is translated from the coding sequence ATGCCAGCATCAGAAACGACCACCCAGCAGGATCGCCTGAATCCTGTCGTGTTCTACACATCAGCGGGACTTATCCTGACCTTCTCGCTGATGACCATGTTGTTTAACAAAGAAGCAAATGCCTGGATTACCCACGCGCTCAACTGGGTTTCCGCCACCTTTGGTTGGTATTACCTGCTAGCCGCCACGCTCTACATCGTTTTCGTCATCTTCATCGCCTCGTCTCGCTTTGGCTCGATCAAGCTCGGGCCGGAGCAGTCGAAACCAGAATTTAGCCTGATGAGCTGGGCTGCAATGCTGTTTGCGGCGGGGATCGGCATTGATTTGATGTTCTTTTCCGTCGCGGAACCGATTACGCAATACATGATGCCGCCGGAAGGACAAGGACAGACGATGGAGGCAGCTCGGCAGGCTATGGTCTGGACGCTGTTTCACTACGGGCTCACAGGCTGGTCAATGTACGCGCTGATGGGCATCGCGCTGGGCTACTTCAGCTACCGGTATAATTTGCCGCTGACTATTCGCTCTGCCCTGTATCCCATTTTTGGTAAACGCATCAATGGCCCGATTGGACACAGCGTCGATATCGCAGCCGTACTCGGAACCATCTTCGGTATCGCCACTACGCTGGGTATCGGCGTCGTTCAGCTTAATTACGGGCTGAAAGTCCTGTTCCAGATTCCTGAGAACCTTACCGTTCAGGCCTCACTCATCCTGCTTTCCGTAATCATGGCGACCGTTTCCGTGACGTCTGGCGTCAATCGTGGTATTCGCTTCCTTTCCGAGCTGAACGTCCTGCTTGCACTCGGTTTGATTCTCTTTCTGCTCTTCTGGGGGGATACCGAGTTTCTGCTAAACGCGCTGGTGTTGAACGTCGGGGATTACATCAACCGCTTTACCGGTATGACGCTCAACAGCTTTGCATTCGATCGCCCGACCGAGTGGATGAATAGCTGGACGCTGTTCTTCTGGGCGTGGTGGGTCGCGTGGGCACCGTTTGTCGGGCTGTTTCTGGCGCGTATCTCGCGCGGCAGAACGATTCGGCAGTTTGTCGTCGGCACGCTGATCATCCCGTTTGTCTTTACCCTGCTGTGGCTCTCCATTTTTGGTAACAGTGCGCTTTATCAGGTAATTCACGGTAATCTGGACTTTGCGAACGAAGTCATGCAGCACCCGGAACGTGGATTCTACAGCCTGCTGGCACAGTACCCCGGCTTCAGCCTGAGCGCCTCTGTCGCGACCATTACCGGCCTGCTGTTTTATGTTACCTCTGCCGACTCTGGTTCGCTGGTACTGGGCAATTTCACCTCTCGCCTTGGTGACATCAACAACGATGCACCAAACTGGCTGCGAATTTTCTGGTCAGTCGCGATTGGCCTGTTGACGCTGGGTATGTTGATGACAAACGGCGTGTCAGCATTACAGAACACGACCGTCATCATGGGATTGCCGTTTAGCTTTGTGATGTTCTTTATTATGGCGGGGTTATATAAATCACTGCGGGTTGAGGATTACCGTAAAGCCAGCTCCTTGCAAACCTCAGCGCCGATACCAATTTCAGGCGACGATCGTCTGAACTGGAAACAACGCATCTCACGCGTCATGAATTTCCCTGGCACAACGCATACACAGAAAATGCTGGATAACGTCTGTAAAGCGGCGATGGAGGATGTTGCACGTGAACTGCGTCTGCGCGGTGCCAATGTTGAAGTCAACGAATTACCGCCAGTCGAAGATGAACGTCTGAATCACCTCGAACTATTGGTGGATTTGGGTGATGAGCAGAATTTCCTCTACCAAATTTGGCCACAGCGCTATAGCGTCCCAGCGTTTACCTACCGGGCCCGCTCGGGGAAATCAGATTATTACCGCCTTGAAACCTTCCTGTTGGAAGGAAGTCAGGGAAATGATCTGATGGACTACAGCAAGGAACAGGTGATTAACGACATTTTGGATCAGTACGAACGCCACCTGAATTTTCTTCATATTAATCGAGAAGCGCCCGGCAATACGCTAACCTTCCCAGATGCATAA
- the fliZ gene encoding flagella biosynthesis regulatory protein FliZ: MHPSIRKKQLLSRYLKDFKHRQTNCSQCDKELDRVSLVFRNQLINKKSIGSIDRLIDDEIWSGLQQELIPLCRFCSEILCNTTASYFDIKAFTQYLIEQTEVRHSTMREYVIRLRRLDELLAANNYPAETFSRHRDGVQQRVCDYLPDIEQNIYRSALRKYDQYLDWQRHF; the protein is encoded by the coding sequence ATGCACCCATCAATTCGGAAGAAACAGCTGCTAAGCCGTTATCTGAAAGACTTCAAACACAGACAGACCAACTGTTCCCAGTGTGATAAAGAGCTCGACCGCGTTTCACTGGTATTTCGCAATCAGCTTATCAATAAAAAATCGATTGGCAGCATCGACAGGCTTATTGATGACGAAATATGGTCCGGTCTTCAACAGGAATTAATCCCGCTTTGCCGCTTTTGTAGCGAAATATTATGCAATACGACTGCTAGCTATTTCGATATTAAAGCTTTCACGCAGTATCTGATCGAACAGACTGAAGTCCGCCATAGCACGATGCGCGAGTATGTCATTCGCCTGCGGCGGTTGGACGAGCTGCTGGCTGCAAATAATTACCCCGCGGAAACCTTTTCCCGTCACCGCGATGGGGTACAGCAGCGCGTTTGTGATTACCTTCCCGATATTGAGCAAAATATTTACCGCAGTGCCTTACGAAAATACGATCAATATCTGGACTGGCAGCGGCATTTCTGA
- a CDS encoding RpiB/LacA/LacB family sugar-phosphate isomerase: protein MKIALINENSQAAKNAIIAESLTKAVAPLGHTVHNYGQYAVEDAAQLTYIQNGILAAILLNSGAADFVVTGCGTGQGAMLACNSFPGVICGLVVDPSDAYLFSQINNGNAVSVPYAKGFGWGAELNLENLFTQLFKEEGGRGYPSDRVVPQQRNKKILDAVKAVTYNDLITILKGLDQDLVKGAVAGPKFQEYFFANSKDEALTSYVKTLLA, encoded by the coding sequence ATGAAAATTGCACTGATTAACGAGAACAGCCAGGCTGCCAAAAACGCCATCATCGCCGAGTCTCTGACCAAAGCGGTTGCACCGTTGGGCCACACTGTACACAACTACGGTCAATACGCCGTTGAAGATGCCGCACAGCTGACCTACATCCAGAACGGTATTCTGGCTGCTATTCTGCTGAACTCTGGCGCTGCTGATTTCGTTGTGACTGGCTGCGGTACTGGCCAAGGCGCCATGCTGGCTTGTAACTCTTTCCCAGGCGTAATCTGTGGTCTGGTTGTTGACCCATCTGATGCTTACCTGTTCTCTCAGATCAACAACGGTAACGCCGTATCCGTTCCTTACGCTAAAGGCTTTGGCTGGGGCGCTGAACTGAACCTGGAAAACCTGTTTACCCAGCTGTTCAAAGAAGAAGGCGGCCGTGGCTATCCGAGCGATCGCGTTGTTCCTCAACAACGTAACAAAAAAATCCTGGATGCCGTAAAAGCAGTGACCTACAACGACCTGATCACCATTCTGAAAGGTCTCGATCAGGATCTGGTTAAAGGCGCCGTTGCTGGTCCTAAATTCCAAGAATACTTCTTCGCTAACAGCAAAGACGAAGCACTGACCAGCTACGTCAAAACGCTGCTGGCGTAA
- the betI gene encoding transcriptional regulator BetI, translated as MPKVGMQPIRRQQLIEATLAAINDVGMHDASIVQIARRAGVSNGIISHYFRDKNGLLEATMRYLISHLGLAVKSRLLSLTENTPRARLRAIVQGNFDDSQTNSAAMKTWLAFWASSLHSPMLHRLQQVNDRRLYSNLCVEFSHCLPKDNARIAAKGLAGLIDGLWLRSALSHDAFNREEALSIAYDYIEQQLTRT; from the coding sequence GTGCCTAAAGTCGGAATGCAGCCCATCAGACGGCAGCAACTCATCGAAGCGACACTGGCCGCGATTAACGATGTGGGGATGCATGATGCCTCGATCGTACAGATTGCCCGACGTGCGGGTGTGTCGAATGGGATCATCAGCCATTACTTCCGCGATAAAAATGGCTTACTGGAAGCGACGATGCGCTACCTGATAAGTCATCTGGGGCTGGCGGTGAAATCAAGGCTACTGAGCCTGACAGAAAACACGCCTCGTGCACGTTTGCGGGCGATTGTTCAGGGAAATTTTGATGATAGTCAGACGAATAGCGCGGCGATGAAAACCTGGCTGGCGTTTTGGGCCAGTAGCCTGCATTCCCCCATGCTCCATCGGCTACAGCAGGTTAACGATCGGCGGCTTTACTCCAACCTGTGCGTCGAGTTTAGCCATTGCTTGCCGAAAGATAACGCGCGTATTGCGGCAAAAGGGCTAGCGGGGCTGATTGATGGGCTGTGGCTGCGCAGTGCGCTAAGTCACGACGCCTTCAACCGCGAAGAAGCATTGAGCATTGCCTACGACTATATCGAGCAGCAGCTCACTCGCACGTAA